Sequence from the Sphingomonas sp. KR3-1 genome:
TTTGTGAAGAACGGCGAACTGACGCTGGAGGAAGCGATCTACGTCCAGACCGGCAAGCAGGCCGAGCATTTCAACTTTGGCGATCGCGGCGTACTCAAGCCCGGCTACCGTGCCGATATCGCGGTGTTCGATCTCGACGAGATCCAGCAGCGTCCGCTCATGCGCGCCTTTGACGTGCCGGACGGCAAGGGCGGCTTCACCTGGCGCTTCAGTCGCGACGCCGCGCCGATGCGCCTGACGCTGGTGAACGGTGTTTCGACCTTCGAGAACGGCGCGTTCACCGGCGAGCTGCCGGGCGAATTCGTCAGCCCGGTCATCACCAGGGTCGAAGCGGCCGCAGCCTGAAGGGAGAGAGCGACATGAACGAAGACGATCTCCCGTACCTGCAGCGGGGCCGCCAGAAGGTCGAGACGACGAGCAGCGTGCTCATTAGCTCGTCCAAATACATGAACGATTATCGCATTCGGGAATGGGTCAACACCCAGTGCCTGAAGCGCAACGGCCGCGACTACCCGCCGACCTATGGCATTCCGATGCTGATCGAAGCGGTGCGCGAGGTGCAGGACCATGGCCGTATCGAGGAACTGTTCAACGATGCCCGCAAGGACTGGCCCGAATTCGACAAATGGCTCGACGAGCGCTGGCTTGCCCGGCTGACGCGCGAGGACATGAAGTCGTGCCCGCCGGGCTCGGTCGGCGGCATCTGGTACAACCAGCTCGTCACCGCCGGCATGCAGGTGGACATCATCCCGACCTTCGAGCCGCGCTCGAGCTTCGAATATTTCTTCCTGCGCGGCGTGCAGATCCACGACATCATGCACATCCTGAGCGGCGGCGGGTTCGATGCGCTCGGCGAGATCATGCCCGCGTTCCTCAAGTACGGAAACCTGTTCCGCCACTTCAATCCGGAACTCGCCGGATTGCTCAACGTCCAGAACACGCTGCTCACCATCCCGATGTTCATGCGCGGGCCGCTCCATTATCCCGAGCTGTTCGTGCAGATGTGGGACCTCGCCCATTACGCAATGAAGGTCGGCCAGGATTCCGATGCGCTGTTCATCCCGCGCTACGAGGAATGGCTCGACCTGCCGCTGGAGGAGGCGCGCGCCAAGTTCGGCGTGCGGGGCGCGAGGACGATCGACACGTCACGCGAATCCGATTTCTTCGACGAGCGGACCGCCTCGCTGGAGCCGGCGCCGCAAGCGGTGGCGGCGGAATAGCGTTCCCCTCGGTCGCAATGCTGGGGCCGGAAAGGGCGAGGGAGCGATCCCTCGCCCTTTTTGCGTCACCAGCCTTCGATCTCCGCAAGCTCGATCTGCTCGACCACGGCCAATGCCTTGGCGAGCGAGTCCGCTTCGGCGTGGAGGCGCGGGGGGCGGGGCAGACCGCCGGCAAGCCCGAAATGCTCGAGCAGCGCCTTGGTCACCCGGATGCCGCCATTGCCGTAGAGCACCATGAACAGCCGCATCAACTTGCCCCAGCGTTCGAGGAACGCCGCATTGTCGCCAGCCTTGGCGGCATCGATAATGCTGCGGCAGAGCTTCGGGGCGATGTTGCCCTCTGAAGACAGAAATCCTTGCGCGCCGAACGCCAGCGCCATCGGGGCCTGGTGCGGCCCGCCTACGCAGATATCGATCCGGTCGCCCAGCGCATCGGCGAGCGTGCGGAGATAGTTCGGATCCTGGTGGCTGACATTGAGGCCGATAAGCTGGCTGTGGCGGCCGAACAGATCGATGATGACTTGCGCCGGGATGACATAGCCGACCGACTGATGGGTCGAGAGTATCGAGGGCATGTCAGTATTCGACAGGACTTCGCTGAAATAGGCGTCGAGCTCGCGGGGCGTCGGCGTGTGGCCATGGCCGACATCGAGCGAATAGACTTGGGCAGCGTCGACGCCAGCGCGGGCTGCCATGTCCAGGAACGCGATCATCTGCTTCGCGGTGCGGGGCTCGACGCCCATCGCGCGGACGGGCACGCGACCCTTGAGCTCCTCGACCGCGATCGTCAGCAGCCGTTCGGTTTCCTCGGGCGCCAGCGTGTAGCCCTCACCGCTGCCGCCGCCGCCGACATAGACGCCGACCCCGGCATCGCCAAGCTTGCGCAGATGCCGCCGCATCGCCGCCTCGTCGATTGCGCCATCCTCGGCAAAGGGCGTGATGCTGATGGTGAAGGTCTGATAGCGCGAGGTATCGGCATTCATCCATTCTCTCCCGGGTTTTTCCGTTTCTGTGGCTGGACTTGCAAAGATCTAGCGTGCGCGTATTGCAGCATGTTCATCTTTGACAGGATGCTGAGGGGCAATGTGAGCGAAGACAAAGCGAAGAAGCGGCGCCTGCGCCAACCGCGTGTGGCGGAGATCGTCGCGTCCAGCCTGCGCGCGCGCATTCTCTCCGGCGCGCTCGCCGATGGCGACATGCTGCCCAAACAGGAGGATCTGCTCGCCGAGTTCGGCGTCAGCCCTCCCTGCATCCGTGAAGCCTTCCGCATTCTCGAGACCGAGGGGCTGGTCACCGTGATCCGCGGCAATGTCGGCGGTGCCATCGTCCATGTCCCGCATCCCGGCACCGCGGCCTATATGCTCGGGCTGGTGCTCCAGGCGCGTTCCGTCTCGCTCTACGACCTGCTCAATGGCATGCGCCTGCTCGAGCCGGCCTGCGCCGCCGAGGCTGCGCTGCGCCCCGATCGCGAGACCACGGTACTGCCGAAGCTGCGCGCCAATATCGATGCGAGCATGGAAGCGATCGACGATCCCGCGACCTTCATCGGCCTGGCGCGCGCCTTCCATACCGAGCTGGTCAGCAATTGCGGCAACGAGACGATGAGCCTGGTCGTCGGTGCGCT
This genomic interval carries:
- a CDS encoding dihydrodipicolinate synthase family protein codes for the protein MNADTSRYQTFTISITPFAEDGAIDEAAMRRHLRKLGDAGVGVYVGGGGSGEGYTLAPEETERLLTIAVEELKGRVPVRAMGVEPRTAKQMIAFLDMAARAGVDAAQVYSLDVGHGHTPTPRELDAYFSEVLSNTDMPSILSTHQSVGYVIPAQVIIDLFGRHSQLIGLNVSHQDPNYLRTLADALGDRIDICVGGPHQAPMALAFGAQGFLSSEGNIAPKLCRSIIDAAKAGDNAAFLERWGKLMRLFMVLYGNGGIRVTKALLEHFGLAGGLPRPPRLHAEADSLAKALAVVEQIELAEIEGW
- a CDS encoding FCD domain-containing protein — protein: MSEDKAKKRRLRQPRVAEIVASSLRARILSGALADGDMLPKQEDLLAEFGVSPPCIREAFRILETEGLVTVIRGNVGGAIVHVPHPGTAAYMLGLVLQARSVSLYDLLNGMRLLEPACAAEAALRPDRETTVLPKLRANIDASMEAIDDPATFIGLARAFHTELVSNCGNETMSLVVGALERLWSAQVEALAVDRSVHGSFSDRAVRLSLAREHERIYRAIEEGDAQSAERAIREHFSSGGGERRHGFDTDLTVKADMLRA